The following are encoded in a window of Streptomyces sp. SAT1 genomic DNA:
- a CDS encoding TetR/AcrR family transcriptional regulator, translated as MPRAGLTTDRLVRAGAELADEVGFEQVTVSAVARRFDVKVASLYSHLKNSQDLKTRIALLALEELADRAAEALAGRAGKEALAAYADVLRRYAREHPGRYTAARLPLDAETAAASAGVRHAQMTRAVLRGYDLAEPQETHAVRLLGSVFHGYVSLELAGGFSHSAPDSGQTWSWILDRLDALLRDPATR; from the coding sequence GTGCCACGCGCGGGACTCACCACCGACCGCCTGGTCCGGGCCGGGGCGGAACTGGCCGACGAGGTCGGCTTCGAACAGGTGACCGTCTCGGCGGTCGCCAGGCGGTTCGACGTCAAGGTCGCGAGCCTGTACTCGCATCTGAAGAACTCCCAGGACCTCAAGACCCGCATCGCCCTGCTCGCCCTGGAGGAACTGGCCGACCGGGCCGCCGAGGCGCTGGCCGGACGGGCGGGCAAGGAGGCGCTGGCCGCCTACGCCGACGTCCTGCGCCGGTACGCCCGTGAGCACCCCGGCCGCTACACCGCCGCCCGGCTCCCGCTCGACGCGGAGACGGCCGCCGCGAGCGCGGGCGTGCGGCACGCCCAGATGACGCGGGCCGTCCTGCGGGGCTACGACCTGGCGGAACCGCAGGAGACCCACGCCGTCCGGCTGCTCGGCAGCGTGTTCCACGGCTATGTGAGCCTGGAGCTGGCCGGCGGATTCAGCCACAGCGCGCCCGACTCCGGCCAGACCTGGTCCTGGATCCTGGACCGGCTGGACGCGCTGCTGCGCGACCCCGCCACCCGCTGA
- a CDS encoding L,D-transpeptidase family protein, with translation MRKSGAIRKAAATVVCGALAMSLTGCGGSGHSRAKGGGNGGASGTAAAPHGTAPARVPGIGDRLWRQVPAATRQVVAVYGAGPDSPDATVRLFTRQGSGWRQERSWPAHNGRNGWTADHHEGDQRTPVGVFTLSDAGGVLADPGARLPYTRSASFQAPHSWNKNSWHDFDYVIAIDYNRVRGTSPEDPTRPEGQHKGGSIWLHMDHGSGTSACVSQSEDAMRYLLRTLDPRLHPVVVMGDTRDLAA, from the coding sequence ATGCGGAAGAGCGGTGCGATACGGAAGGCTGCCGCGACGGTGGTCTGCGGAGCCCTCGCGATGTCCCTGACCGGGTGCGGCGGCTCGGGCCACTCCAGGGCGAAGGGCGGCGGGAACGGCGGCGCGAGCGGGACGGCCGCCGCTCCGCACGGCACGGCACCGGCCCGGGTGCCCGGCATCGGCGACCGGCTCTGGCGGCAGGTCCCGGCCGCCACCCGCCAGGTGGTCGCCGTCTACGGCGCCGGGCCGGACTCCCCCGACGCGACGGTGCGGCTCTTCACCCGGCAGGGCTCCGGCTGGCGGCAGGAGCGCTCCTGGCCCGCGCACAACGGCCGCAACGGCTGGACGGCCGACCACCACGAGGGCGACCAGCGCACCCCCGTGGGCGTGTTCACGCTGAGCGACGCGGGCGGGGTGCTGGCCGATCCGGGGGCCCGGCTGCCGTACACCAGGTCCGCCTCCTTCCAGGCGCCGCACTCCTGGAACAAGAACTCCTGGCACGATTTCGACTACGTCATCGCCATCGACTACAACCGGGTGCGCGGCACCTCGCCGGAGGACCCCACCCGGCCCGAGGGACAGCACAAGGGCGGCAGCATCTGGCTGCACATGGACCACGGCAGCGGCACCTCCGCCTGCGTGAGCCAGTCCGAGGACGCCATGCGCTACCTGCTGCGCACGCTCGACCCGCGCCTCCACCCGGTCGTGGTCATGGGCGACACCCGGGACCTCGCCGCCTGA
- a CDS encoding ABC transporter ATP-binding protein, with translation MAEETTERTAPHGPEAVVALREVGVRRYTTDQVILDGVDWTVRPGEHWALLGANGAGKTTLLRLLGALMHPTSGSVEVLGARLGRVDVRELRARIGHVTSAQRVPQDLDAHTVVLTGHTGTVQPLWRSYDDEVRERARALLAELEIKELADRPYGVCSGGQRARILIARALMAEPALLLLDEPFNALDLPSREDLVEAMHRLAEGRPRLATVTVTHHLEELSPAVSHALLLREGRILTSGPVAEVLTGDRLTSCFGRPIAVNRHEGRWWAYSGRQSG, from the coding sequence ATGGCCGAGGAGACGACGGAACGCACAGCGCCGCACGGACCGGAGGCCGTCGTGGCGCTCCGCGAGGTGGGCGTACGCCGCTACACCACCGACCAGGTGATCCTCGACGGCGTCGACTGGACGGTCCGGCCCGGCGAGCACTGGGCGCTGCTGGGCGCCAACGGCGCGGGCAAGACCACGCTGCTGCGGCTGCTCGGCGCGCTCATGCACCCCACCTCCGGCAGTGTCGAGGTGCTCGGCGCCCGGCTCGGCCGGGTCGACGTGCGGGAGCTGCGGGCCCGGATCGGACACGTCACCTCCGCGCAGCGCGTGCCGCAGGACCTCGACGCCCACACGGTGGTCCTCACCGGCCACACCGGCACGGTGCAGCCGCTGTGGCGGTCCTACGACGACGAGGTGCGCGAGCGTGCCCGCGCGCTGCTGGCCGAGCTGGAGATCAAGGAGCTGGCCGACCGGCCGTACGGCGTCTGCTCGGGCGGGCAGCGGGCCCGGATCCTGATCGCCAGGGCGCTGATGGCCGAGCCCGCGCTGCTGCTCCTGGACGAGCCGTTCAACGCCCTCGACCTGCCCTCCCGGGAGGACCTGGTGGAGGCCATGCACCGGCTGGCCGAGGGGCGTCCGCGGCTCGCGACCGTGACGGTCACCCATCATCTGGAGGAGCTGTCCCCCGCAGTGAGCCACGCGCTGCTGCTGCGCGAGGGCCGCATCCTGACCAGCGGGCCGGTGGCGGAGGTGCTCACCGGCGACCGGCTGACGTCCTGCTTCGGCCGGCCGATCGCGGTGAACCGGCACGAGGGCCGCTGGTGGGCGTACTCCGGGCGGCAGAGCGGCTAG